The genomic region GCACCATGGCGCTCTGGAAGCCGCCGAAGCCGCTGCCGACGCTGAGCACCGTGTCGACCTTCGCCTCGCGGGCGGTGATCGGGGTGTAGTCCAGGTCGCACTCCGGGTCCGGCTCGTGCAGGTTGGCGGTCGGCGGGATGACGCCGTGCTCGATGGTCAGCGCGCAGGCCGCGATCTCGAGTGCGCCGATGGCGCCGAGCGAGTGCCCGATCATCGACTTGATCGAGCTGACCGGGGTCCGGTACGCGTGCTCGCCGAGGCTGAGTTTGAAGGCCGCGGTCTCGTGGCGGTCGTTCTGCTTGGTGCCCGAGCCGTGCGCGTTGATGTAGTCGACCGCGGTGCGGTCCAGGCGGGCCTCGTCGAGGCTGAGCCGGATCGCCTCGGCCATCTCCTTGCCGTCCGCCCGCAGCCCCGTCATGTTGTAGGCGTTGCTGCGCGAGGCGAAGCCGGCGATCTCGGCGTAGATGTGCGCGCCGCGGGCGCGGGCCTGCTCCAGCTCCTCGAGCACGAAGACGGCCGAGCCCTCGCCCAGCACGAAGCCGTTGCGGGTGCGGTCGAAGGGCCGCGAGGCGTGGGCCGGGTCGTCGTTGCGCGGCGAGGTGGCCTTGATGGCGTCGAAGCAGGCCACCGAGATCGGCGAGATCGGGGCGTCGGTGGCGCCGGCGATCATCACGTCGGCGCTGCCCTCGCGGATCAGCTCCACCGCGTGGCCGACCGAGTCCAGGCCGGAGGTGCAGCCGGTGGAGACCACACCCGTCGGACCCTGCGCGCCGACCGCCCAGGCCACCTCGGCGGCGAAGGAGCTCGGCACGAAGTGGTCGAACAGGTGGCGCGGCGCGTACTCGTGGTCCACGAGCCACTTGGCGCCGCCGTCGCTGACCACCGAGTACTCGGTGTCCAGGCCCATGGTGGCGCCCACCGCGGTGCCGATGGTGACGCCGGTGCGGTACGGGTCGAGCTCGGCCAGGGCGAGACCGCTGTCGGCCACCGCCTCCTTGGCGCACACCACGGCGAACTGGGCGGCCCGGTCCATCCGCCGGATCTCCTGGGGGCTCAGCCCCGAGGCGAGGGGGTTGAAGTCGGCCTCCGCCGCGATCCGGGAACGGAACGCGGAAGCGTCGAACAGGGAGATCGCCCGAGTGGCGGTCCGCCCCGCGGTCAGCAGCGACCAGAACTGCTCGCGGCCACCGCTGCCGCCGGGGGCGACCACGCCGATCCCGGTGATGACCACACGCCGGCTCATCGCGCTCCCCCCGTCCGCAGCTGTGCCGCCCGAGATCTGTTCCGGGAGCACTCTGTGTTCACGTCCGCGTCCTTCCTTCTCGGTTCGTTGTGTGTCCGACGGTCCGCCAGGACCCTCAAACCGTGCTCGACTCCGGGCGGACCGCCGGCGGCAGTGCGTCGAGCACCTCGCGCAGCAGGGCCGGCAGGGCCCGGTCGCGTACGAAGACATGGCCGCCGGGGACGGTGCGCAGCTCGAAGCCGGCGCCCGCCCAGCGGCGCCACTGGGCGACCCCCTCGACCGGGGCGATCGCGTCGTCGAGCCCGGCCAGGGCCAGCACCGGGACGTCCGGCAGCGGGGCGGCCGCCGCGCGCAGCGCGCGGGCCAGCATGAGGTCGTCCCGGAGTACGGGCAGCACGGTGCGCCGCCACAGGCTGCTCGCGCCGCCCTCCAGGGCCTCCTGGGGCAGCATCCCGTGCGCCACCAGGCGCCGCAGCAACTCGCCGTCGGGCATGTCGACGTAGCCG from Kitasatospora azatica KCTC 9699 harbors:
- a CDS encoding beta-ketoacyl-[acyl-carrier-protein] synthase family protein; the encoded protein is MSRRVVITGIGVVAPGGSGGREQFWSLLTAGRTATRAISLFDASAFRSRIAAEADFNPLASGLSPQEIRRMDRAAQFAVVCAKEAVADSGLALAELDPYRTGVTIGTAVGATMGLDTEYSVVSDGGAKWLVDHEYAPRHLFDHFVPSSFAAEVAWAVGAQGPTGVVSTGCTSGLDSVGHAVELIREGSADVMIAGATDAPISPISVACFDAIKATSPRNDDPAHASRPFDRTRNGFVLGEGSAVFVLEELEQARARGAHIYAEIAGFASRSNAYNMTGLRADGKEMAEAIRLSLDEARLDRTAVDYINAHGSGTKQNDRHETAAFKLSLGEHAYRTPVSSIKSMIGHSLGAIGALEIAACALTIEHGVIPPTANLHEPDPECDLDYTPITAREAKVDTVLSVGSGFGGFQSAMVLTRPERRTAA
- a CDS encoding thioesterase II family protein, which encodes MSGAARQRLFCFHHAGAGSSAFARWQHRLGPGTEVVPVLLPGRDNRRREPRITDHDRLVAELVEQLGPLTDLPYALYGHSLGGLVAHTFARAATAAGLPPARLAVIGAVLPPHLDTALLGYVDMPDGELLRRLVAHGMLPQEALEGGASSLWRRTVLPVLRDDLMLARALRAAAAPLPDVPVLALAGLDDAIAPVEGVAQWRRWAGAGFELRTVPGGHVFVRDRALPALLREVLDALPPAVRPESSTV